ACATTGACTTTAAATTCTAACCATACAGAGTAAAAATTTCGAAGAATACCTTCAATATTCTACTTTGTGTATAAACATAAGGAATACCAAACATGATTACCGCCCGACCAAGGTGATGATCTAAACAGTAGAATATGATACAAATTACAATAGTAAAACGATGTTATTGAAACAGCGAGGGATGGAAGCAACATCCATAAAAGCCAGCGCTTCGCTGCTTGCTTGGTAAAAATGTTGTGTCCATCGCTGCAGATACTGtggagaaaattgaaaaaactacGTACGTACAGACAAGATTTAACCAACGTAAATTTAAGGGAAAATATTTTAGTGGTAATTTAATTTCACGGATGCTTATCACGGGAATTTAATTACACGGATAGGAAATTTATGaaattttcataggattgtAATTGTGAAAATCGACACAAGGCAGATGAAGATTTTATATATACAATGACTTTTAAATCATGTTAAAAACGAATGGCtacagaaataaaattaaagagcTACTTATTTTATGGGACTTTAATTTCGTGGATAGGATTTTTCAAACTTTATGCAAACAGTATTTTATTTAGCGAAAGAAAATTCCCTTCTGAGTTAAAACAAACCTTATACGAACATAAGATTTTGGGCGGAAAATTTAGAGCAACTTAAAAACGAAGGCTTTAAATGACTTGATTAAaacaaatcacagttttttttatataattataaattCTAATTTTTCCACGTTTTCTAAAGGCTCGAATACACGGAACAATTTTGCAgatcaattttcaaaataaaatattgaactaAAATTGATCTAATATTGTTGCGTATATATCGTAGAAAAATAACAGAACGATAATGCCATAATGACGTAAAAACACTTAAAAATTGATCTAATAAAATCAAACCGGTTTGATTTTATTAGATCAATTTTTCGTCGGAACAATATTATTTCAAAGGAAACCGCCAGCTGCTCACTTTTTTTCGAAACTCACGCTCGGTATTTcattcatttcaaatgtttttatgcaCGTAAAGAGAGTAAATGAAGAGAAACGCGACTAAACATGTcagataattttgttttaccaaGTACGTTTAGATCGTATCAAGCCGCAAGGCAAACTGAATTAAGGTACtttgtatttctattttttgtctCTACTTTCTTCGTGATTACACGTTGCTCTCTTCCATCTAACGTGCAACGTCGTGAAATGACGTTGTCGCGATTCCTATTCGAAACTTGAATTCTTCGTTCACTGGGAGGTTGTTACTACCACAATGCTGTGTCTCCTGAGAGGTTTTCAATGTACAAAAAGCTTTTTGGAACTTTGTTTAGATCCTCAATTCCTGACAATGACAATTCGCAGGACACGCAAAAACGGAGTGAACCAGCTGAGGAGATTGCACAACCTGAAACAGCTGTGGTTGCAAAAAAACGTGGCAGACCTTCAAAAAAGTCATCCGAAAAAAGAGATTGGGATGATGACGAAATCTTTGTTCTTATTGAAACTTGGTCGAATCACTACAACACAAGAAACAGCCAATATTTTAATCGTGGTACACGACAAAAATCTCTTGAAAAAATTCAGAAAGAATTAGCAGACCAAGGTATTTTTGCTTCAGTGAAAGATATTGCAGATAAACTCACGAATCTAAAGACATACTATGGTGGTCAAAAAAGATCTGTCGAATCTTCAAAGGCCAGTAGCGCTGGAGCTGATGATGTTGTGGTAAATTAAATTCAGATTGTTCTTTATATTGTCTCGTGtatgtatacaaaaatattaaatcaatTTAAGAATTGAGTAATTATTGACCTAAAAtttttgtgtgtatttttttcaacaatattccgaaaaataatatttttcgaaaattgATCTGTAAAATTGTTCCGTGTATTCGAGccttaagaatttttttaaaactttaagactgtaaaaaaaaagaagcgaTATAGCGTTCTTATAATAAACGTGTCATAACTGTGTCAATCAAGTTTTCTGTGTCAATCAAGTTTTCTAAAGGTGCTAGAGGTTCTTAAAGGACACGCGCAAGTTGCACATAAAGCTTACCAAAATCAATTCCCTCCGAAACCTTTCCTCTGGCCACAGACAGAAGGATAGCTCCTCTGCCATTTTCACACGCCTGAAATAACAACAAGATTGGTCAAAATTAACAACAGCTAAATCAAGATTTATAAGATTTAAGCCACTGGCAgctttgtggtagagcgtttgc
This is a stretch of genomic DNA from Hydractinia symbiolongicarpus strain clone_291-10 chromosome 9, HSymV2.1, whole genome shotgun sequence. It encodes these proteins:
- the LOC130656388 gene encoding uncharacterized protein LOC130656388 translates to MSDNFVLPSTFRSYQAARQTELRSSIPDNDNSQDTQKRSEPAEEIAQPETAVVAKKRGRPSKKSSEKRDWDDDEIFVLIETWSNHYNTRNSQYFNRGTRQKSLEKIQKELADQGIFASVKDIADKLTNLKTYYGGQKRSVESSKASSAGADDVVVN